One part of the Eucalyptus grandis isolate ANBG69807.140 chromosome 10, ASM1654582v1, whole genome shotgun sequence genome encodes these proteins:
- the LOC104421465 gene encoding non-specific phospholipase C2 isoform X2, giving the protein MSDRKKRSSLSPAAAALLLLLLLAAAAFSSRAAAAAQSPIKTVVVLVMENRSFDHMLGWMKRLNPAIDGVDGSESNPLSTSDPKSTRFHFDDRSHYVDPDPGHSFQAIREQIFGSNDTSADPPPMQGFAQQAYSMDPSMNMSRSVMSGFHPDMVAVYKALVSEFAVFDRWFASVPSSTQPNRLYVHSGTSGGATSNIPALLALGYPQRTIFENLDDAGLSFRIYYQNIPATLFYRNLRKLKYVPKFRSYSASFAADARQGNLPNYAVIEQRYMDTKEEPATDDHPSHDVYQGQMFVKEVYETLRASPQWNQTLLLITYDEHGGFFDHVPTPVRGVPSPDGIVGPEPFNFTFNRLGVRVPTIAASPWIEKGTVVHGPNGSPFPTSEYEHSSIPATVKKLFNLSAPFLTKRDAWAGTFEGIVQTRTEPRTDCPEKLPTPVKIRKGEANEDAKPSEFQQELLQLAAVLKGDHIFTSYPERFGKEMTVKEGKEYMEDAVKSFFEASLYAKKMGVDREQIVKMRPSLTTRPSKP; this is encoded by the exons ATGTCTGACCGGAAGAAAAGAAGCTCGCTCTctccggccgccgccgccctcctcctcctcctcctcctcgccgccgccgccttctcCTCCCGCGCCGCGGCGGCGGCCCAGAGCCCCATCAAGACGGTGGTCGTCCTGGTGATGGAGAACCGGTCCTTCGACCACATGCTGGGGTGGATGAAGCGCCTCAACCCGGCCATCGACGGCGTCGACGGCTCCGAGTCGAACCCGCTCTCCACCTCCGACCCCAAATCCACCCGGTTCCACTTCGACGACCGCTCCCACTACGTGGACCCGGACCCGGGCCACTCGTTCCAGGCGATCCGGGAGCAGATATTCGGGTCGAACGACACGTCGGCCGACCCGCCTCCGATGCAGGGGTTCGCGCAGCAGGCCTACTCGATGGACCCGTCCATGAACATGTCGCGGAGCGTGATGAGCGGGTTCCACCCGGACATGGTCGCCGTCTACAAGGCCCTCGTCTCCGAGTTCGCCGTCTTCGACAG ATGGTTCGCGTCCGTGCCGTCGTCGACCCAGCCGAACCGCCTCTACGTGCACTCCGGCACGTCGGGAGGCGCCACCAGCAACATCCCTGCCCTCCTCGCCCTGGGCTACCCGCAGCGCACCATCTTCGAGAACCTCGACGACGCCGGGCTCTCCTTCAGGATTTACTACCAGAACATCCCCGCCACGCTCTTCTACCGCAACCTCCGGAAGCTCAAGTACGTCCCCAAGTTCCGCTCGTACAGCGCCTCATTCGCGGCGGACGCGAGGCAGGGGAACCTCCCGAACTACGCCGTCATCGAGCAGCGCTACATGGACACCAAGGAGGAGCCCGCCACGGATGACCACCCGTCGCACGACGTGTACCAGGGGCAGATGTTCGTGAAGGAGGTGTACGAGACGCTCAGGGCGAGCCCGCAGTGGAACCAGACGCTGCTGCTGATCACGTACGACGAGCACGGCGGGTTCTTCGATCATGTTCCCACGCCGGTCCGTGGGGTCCCCAGCCCGGACGGCATCGTGGGGCCCGAGCCCTTCAACTTCACGTTCAACCGGCTGGGTGTGAGGGTCCCCACCATTGCGGCTTCGCCTTGGATCGAAAAGGGCACCG TCGTCCATGGGCCCAACGGCTCGCCCTTTCCGACGTCTGAGTACGAGCACTCCTCAATCCCTGCAACAGTCAAGAAGCTTTTTAACCTCAGTGCGCCTTTCCTCACTAAGCGAGACGCATGGGCTGGCACGTTCGAGGGCATCGTGCAAACACGCACTGAACCGAGAACTGATTGTCCAG AGAAACTCCCGACTCCAGTCAAGATCAGGAAAGGCGAGGCTAATGAAGATGCCAAGCCAAGCGAATTCCAGCAGGAGCTCTTGCAGCTCGCAGCGGTGCTGAAGGGTGATCACATTTTCACAAGTTACCCGGAGAGGTTCGGGAAGGAGATGACCGTCAAAGAAGGGAAGGAGTACATGGAGGACGCAGTCAAGAGTTTCTTTGAGGCGAGTCTTTATGCCAAGAAAATGGGTGTTGATCGAGAGCAGATTGTGAAGATGAGGCCTTCACTCACCACAAGACCATCAAAACCCTGA
- the LOC104421465 gene encoding non-specific phospholipase C2 isoform X1 encodes MSDRKKRSSLSPAAAALLLLLLLAAAAFSSRAAAAAQSPIKTVVVLVMENRSFDHMLGWMKRLNPAIDGVDGSESNPLSTSDPKSTRFHFDDRSHYVDPDPGHSFQAIREQIFGSNDTSADPPPMQGFAQQAYSMDPSMNMSRSVMSGFHPDMVAVYKALVSEFAVFDRWFASVPSSTQPNRLYVHSGTSGGATSNIPALLALGYPQRTIFENLDDAGLSFRIYYQNIPATLFYRNLRKLKYVPKFRSYSASFAADARQGNLPNYAVIEQRYMDTKEEPATDDHPSHDVYQGQMFVKEVYETLRASPQWNQTLLLITYDEHGGFFDHVPTPVRGVPSPDGIVGPEPFNFTFNRLGVRVPTIAASPWIEKGTEKIAVVHGPNGSPFPTSEYEHSSIPATVKKLFNLSAPFLTKRDAWAGTFEGIVQTRTEPRTDCPEKLPTPVKIRKGEANEDAKPSEFQQELLQLAAVLKGDHIFTSYPERFGKEMTVKEGKEYMEDAVKSFFEASLYAKKMGVDREQIVKMRPSLTTRPSKP; translated from the exons ATGTCTGACCGGAAGAAAAGAAGCTCGCTCTctccggccgccgccgccctcctcctcctcctcctcctcgccgccgccgccttctcCTCCCGCGCCGCGGCGGCGGCCCAGAGCCCCATCAAGACGGTGGTCGTCCTGGTGATGGAGAACCGGTCCTTCGACCACATGCTGGGGTGGATGAAGCGCCTCAACCCGGCCATCGACGGCGTCGACGGCTCCGAGTCGAACCCGCTCTCCACCTCCGACCCCAAATCCACCCGGTTCCACTTCGACGACCGCTCCCACTACGTGGACCCGGACCCGGGCCACTCGTTCCAGGCGATCCGGGAGCAGATATTCGGGTCGAACGACACGTCGGCCGACCCGCCTCCGATGCAGGGGTTCGCGCAGCAGGCCTACTCGATGGACCCGTCCATGAACATGTCGCGGAGCGTGATGAGCGGGTTCCACCCGGACATGGTCGCCGTCTACAAGGCCCTCGTCTCCGAGTTCGCCGTCTTCGACAG ATGGTTCGCGTCCGTGCCGTCGTCGACCCAGCCGAACCGCCTCTACGTGCACTCCGGCACGTCGGGAGGCGCCACCAGCAACATCCCTGCCCTCCTCGCCCTGGGCTACCCGCAGCGCACCATCTTCGAGAACCTCGACGACGCCGGGCTCTCCTTCAGGATTTACTACCAGAACATCCCCGCCACGCTCTTCTACCGCAACCTCCGGAAGCTCAAGTACGTCCCCAAGTTCCGCTCGTACAGCGCCTCATTCGCGGCGGACGCGAGGCAGGGGAACCTCCCGAACTACGCCGTCATCGAGCAGCGCTACATGGACACCAAGGAGGAGCCCGCCACGGATGACCACCCGTCGCACGACGTGTACCAGGGGCAGATGTTCGTGAAGGAGGTGTACGAGACGCTCAGGGCGAGCCCGCAGTGGAACCAGACGCTGCTGCTGATCACGTACGACGAGCACGGCGGGTTCTTCGATCATGTTCCCACGCCGGTCCGTGGGGTCCCCAGCCCGGACGGCATCGTGGGGCCCGAGCCCTTCAACTTCACGTTCAACCGGCTGGGTGTGAGGGTCCCCACCATTGCGGCTTCGCCTTGGATCGAAAAGGGCACCG aaaaaattgcagTCGTCCATGGGCCCAACGGCTCGCCCTTTCCGACGTCTGAGTACGAGCACTCCTCAATCCCTGCAACAGTCAAGAAGCTTTTTAACCTCAGTGCGCCTTTCCTCACTAAGCGAGACGCATGGGCTGGCACGTTCGAGGGCATCGTGCAAACACGCACTGAACCGAGAACTGATTGTCCAG AGAAACTCCCGACTCCAGTCAAGATCAGGAAAGGCGAGGCTAATGAAGATGCCAAGCCAAGCGAATTCCAGCAGGAGCTCTTGCAGCTCGCAGCGGTGCTGAAGGGTGATCACATTTTCACAAGTTACCCGGAGAGGTTCGGGAAGGAGATGACCGTCAAAGAAGGGAAGGAGTACATGGAGGACGCAGTCAAGAGTTTCTTTGAGGCGAGTCTTTATGCCAAGAAAATGGGTGTTGATCGAGAGCAGATTGTGAAGATGAGGCCTTCACTCACCACAAGACCATCAAAACCCTGA